CCGACTTGGTGTCAAGCCCGCCGAGGGTGCAGGGGCGGACGTCCGCGATCCCGGTCAGGGGCCCGCCGGAGACGGCCACGACCAGGCAGTCGGGGGTCTCCGGGAGGAGCGCGTCGACCTGCTGCGCGTCGGCCGCGTCGTCGAGCAGGAGCACGGCCCTGCGGGTGGCGAGCGCCTCGCGCAGCCGCTCCGAGAGGTCGTCCTCGTCCGCTCCGGCCGGCGCGTTCAGTTCGAGCGCGGTGAGCAGGTCGCGGGCGGTGCGTTCGGTCGGTACGGGGGTGCCGTCGGGCTCGGTGAGCCGGGCCCGCAGGACCCCGTCCGGGTAACTGTCCGCGACCTGCCGTACGAGCTCCTCGGCGAGCGCGGTGCGGCCGGATCCGGGCTTTCCGGCGATGAGCAGCACACGCGCGCGGGGCGCCTTGCGGCCGGCGAGGGTGTCCAGGCCGGCGCGGTCGATGTCGGCCCGCAGTTCCTTCAACTCGCGTGCGCGGCCGAGGAACTGACCCCCCGTGAGGGCGGGCGCGGCAGCCGGGCGCCGCCCCTTCTCCGACACCTTCGTGCCGTCGGCATCCACCGCCTGATCCGTCACGGGCCACACTCCCGTCCCACTGCGCGCGCAAGCCCGCCGGGACTCCGGACGGGGCGTTTTCAGAGCCTAGTTCACGCTCTGCGACGATCCGTGCGGAGCGCGGCGGGCACATCCCCCGATCGGATCAGGCGATCGTCACATCGGTGGGCCGATTGCGCGCACCGAAGTGGATCATGCCTCGAACGGGCGTGCTGGCCACGGCGCCTCGGCGGGGCGCAGCGCGTCCAGACCCTCACCGGCCCGGGCGGCGGTCAGCGCGAGGACGCCCACGACGAGACAGTTGTTGTGCAGTTCGCCGGCGAGGACTCCGCGTACGAGCTCGTCGACCGGGACCCGGGAGAGCTCCATGTCGGCCTCCTCGTCCTCGACCTCGAACCGCTGCCCCTCGGCCTCGGAGAGATCGCGGGCCAGGAAGATCCGGACGGCCTCGTCGCAGCCGCCGGGCGTGGTGTACACGTCGGTGAGCACCCGCCAGTCCTCGGCCTTGACGTGCGCCTCCTCGTACAGCTCGCGCTGTGCGGCGTGCAGGGGGTTCTCGCCCGGGACGTCGAGCAGGCCGGCCGGGATCTCCCACAGCTTGTGGCGCACGGGGTGCCGGTACTGGCGGATGACCAGCGCGCGGCCCTGGTCGTCGAGGGCGAGGACGGCCACCGAACCGGGGTGCACCTGGTAGTCCCGCCGGACGACCGATCCGTCGGGCATGACCACGTCGTCGGTGCGCACGGAGGTCTTCTTGCCGGTGAACGGGGTCTCGGTCGCCCTGACCTCCCACTCCTCGGCGGTGTCCTTGATGGTCATGTCGACTTCTTCCTCCCACACACGATCTGCACGCACGAACCGCGCGCACGAACCCGCGCCGCGACGGCGATGCGCACACGGCGGAAACCGGGGCACGCGCCCCAAAAGACGCGCACCCCGGCAACCGTACAACCCTCGGCCTACTTGGCCGTCTTGCGCTCCACAGCGGCCTTGACCAGGCCCGCGAACAGCGGGTGCGGCCGGGTCGGACGCGAGCGCAGCTCGGGGTGCGCCTGGGTCGCGACCAGGTAGGGGTGGATCTCGCGCGGGTACTCCAGGAACTCCACCAGCTTGCCGTCCGGGGACGTGCCGGAGAACTGCAGACCGGCCTTCTTCTCCAGCTCGGCGCGGTAGGAGTTGTTCACCTCGTAGCGGTGGCGGTGCCGCTCCTCCACGTACTCCTTGCCGTCGTACACCTCGCGCACGAGGGAGCCCTCGGCGAGCTTGGCGGGGTACATGCCCAGGCGCATCGTGCCGCCCATGTCGCCGTCGCCCGCGACGATGTCCAGCTGCTCGGCCATGGTGGAGATGACCGGGTGGCCGGTGGCGGAGTCGAACTCGGTGGAGTTGGCGTCCGCGATGTCGGCGAGGTTGCGCGCGGCCTCGATCACGATGCACTGCAACCCCAGGCAGAGGCCGAGCAGCGGGATCTTGTTCTCGCGGGCGTACTGGATCGCGCCGACCTTGCCGGCCACCCCGCGGTCGCCGAAGCCGCCGGGGATGCAGATCGCGTCGACGTCACCGAGCTGCCTGGCGGCGCCCGCCGGGGTCTTGCAGTCGTCCGAGGCCACCCACTTGATCTTCACCCGGGCCTTGTTGGCGAAGCCGCCCGCGCGCAGCGCCTCGGTGACCGAGAGGTAGGCGTCGGGCAGGTCGATGTACTTGCCGACGAGCGCCATGTGGATCTCGTGCAGCGGGTTGTGGACCCGGTCGAGCAGGTCGCCCCAGGTCGACCAGTCCACGTCACGGAAGGGCAGGTCCAGCTTGCGCACGACGTACGCGTCCAGGCCCTCGGTGTGCAGGACCTTCGGGATGTCGTAGATCGAGCGGGCGTCGGGACAGGCGACGACGGCCGCCTCGTCGACGTCGCACATCAGCGAGATCTTGCGCTTGATCGCGGTGGGCACCTCGCGGTCGGCGCGCAGGACGATCGCGTCCGGCTGGATACCGATGTTGCGCAGGGCCGCAACCGAGTGCTGGGTGGGCTTCGTCTTCAGCTCCCCGGAGGGGCCGATGTACGGGAGGAGCGAGATGTGCACGACGAACACGTTGTCGCGGCCGACCTCGTGACGGACCTGACGGACCGTCTCCAGGAACGGCAGCGACTCGATGTCGCCGACCGTGCCGCCGACCTCCGTGATGACGACGTCGACGTCGTCGGTGGCCATCCGGCGGATGCGGTGCTTGATCTCGTTCGTGATGTGCGGAATGACCTGCACGGTGTCACCGAGGTACTCGCCGCGCCGCTCCTTGGCGATGACCGTGGAGTAGACCTGCCCGGTCGTGACGTTCGCGGAGCCGTCCAGGTCGACGTCGAGGAAACGCTCGTAGTGACCGATGTCGAGGTCCGTCTCGGCCCCGTCGTTGGTGACGAACACCTCACCGTGCTGGAACGGGTTCATCGTCCCCGGGTCGACGTTCAGATACGGGTCGAGCTTCTGCATGGTGACCCGCAGACCCCGAGCCTTGAGCAGCGCGCCCAGGCTGGAGGCGGTGAGGCCCTTGCCGAGGGAGGAGGCGACACCCCCGGTGACGAAGATGTGCTTGGTCGTCGTGGCTGTGCTGCTTCGGAAAGCAGCGGGCGGCATGGCCAAGAGGGGGCTCCCGTGGTCGCGGTTTCGGTTGCGGTACGGCTGCCAGGACCGGAGGTTTCCGGCGGTGCCGTCGCTGCGGTTCGGGGGTCCCTTTTCCTGCTCGGGCGTCCACCGGTCCACGGGCTACCAGGGTATCAGCGACGCGAGGAGGTCGCTTCCGGCCACGCTCCGCGCACGCGCCGACACGCGCCACACCCGGGCTCACTCGTTCGGACCGGGCGGGTTGTCGGGAGGGGCGCGCGGAACATCATCGTGCGTCGTATCCTGCTCGGACACTCGCTGCCGAGTAGGGCGGGCAAACGGCACCATCCCGCCGGTATTCCCGGGCCAAGAGCTCGTCGGTTCGCCTCGCGAAGACAATCGCTGCAACCATTGACCTGCGTGACACGCGACAACCGACGTTCCGCAACGACGCTTTACCAATGATCCTCTGACCGCAAGAACACCGCCCCCTCGGGGCGACGTGGCCGTTCGACTGGAGTTGCACGTGGCCGGGCGCATCGAAGACTACGCACTTATCGGAGACATGCAGACGGCCGCGCTGGTCTGCAGGGACGGCACGGTGGACTGGCTGTGCCTCCCCCGCTTCGACTCCCACGCCGTCTTCGCGGGACTGCTCGGCACGGAGGAGCACGGCTTCTGGCGGCTGGGCCCCGCGCACGCCGCCGACGCCGAACCGCCGAGAGCGGTCCGCCGCCGCTACCGCGGCGACTCGCTGATCCTCGAATCCGAGTGGGACACCTCGCGCGGCACGGTCCGGGTGACCGATTTCATGCCCCCGCGCGACGGCGCCCCGCAGCTCATCCGGATCGTCGAGGGCGTCACGGGCCGCGTCCCGATGCGCTCCGCCCTGCGGATGCGTTTCTCGTACGGGCGCGTGGTGCCGTGGGTGCACAAGCACGAGGGACGGACGGTGGCCGTCGCCGGACCCGACTCCGTCTGGTACGACACGGAGTGCGAGACGTACGGCAAGGCGCTGACGACGTACTCGGACTTCACCGTCGCGCCCGGTGACCGGATCGCGTTCACCATCTCCTGGGAGCCCTCGCACAAGCAGCCGCCCGCGCTGCCCGAGCCGGAGCAGTCCCTGGAGGCCACCGAGGAGTTCTGGAGCGACTGGGTCGACCAGTGCACGTACCACGGGCCCTACCGCGAGGCCGTGGTCCGCTCGCTGATCACCCTGAAGGCGCTGACGTACGCGCCGACCGGCGGCATCGTCGCCGCCCCCACGACCTCCCTCCCGGAGGAGATCGGCGGGGTCCGCAACTGGGACTACCGCTACACCTGGCTGCGCGACGCAGCGATCACCCTGTCGTCGCTGCTGCGCACCGGCTACCGCGAGGAGGCGCGCGCCTGGCGCGAATGGCTGCTGCGCGCGGTGGCGGGCGACCCCGAGAACCTGCAGATCATGTACGGCATCGCGGGCGAGCGCGAACTGGGCGAGGCCGAGCTGGACTGGCTGCCGGGGTACGAGAACTCCGGCCCCGTGCGCGTCGGGAACGGCGCCGCCCACCAGCTCCAGCTGGACGTCTACGGCGAGGTGACCGAAGCCCTGCACCTGGCCCACATGACCGGCCTGGCCCGCAACGACTACGCCTCGCTCCTCCAGCTCAAGCTGATCCGCTACCTGGAGGACCACTGGGACGAGCCCGACGAGGGCATCTGGGAGGTCCGCGGGCCGCGCCGGCACTTCGTCCACTCGAAGGTGATGGCGTGGGTCGCCGTCGACCGCACCATCAAGCTCATCGAGTCCGGGGACGCGGACGGCCCGCTGGAGAAGTGGCGCGAGCTGCGCGACGACATCCACCGGGACGTGTGCGAGAAGGGCTACGACAAGGAACGCAACACGTTCACGCAGTCGTACGGCTCCAAGGAGCTGGACGCCTCCCTGCTGCTGATCCCGCAGATGGGCTTCCTGCCCCCGGACGACAAGCGCGTGATCGGCACGATCGAGGCCATCCAGCGCGAGCTGTCCACCTCGGACGGCTTCATCCTGCGCTACCCCACCTCCGGCGACGACGCGGGCGTGGACGGCCTGGAGGGTGACGAGGGCGCGTTCCTGGCCTGCTCGTTCTGGATGGCGGACGACCTCGCGATGATCGGCCGCGTGGACGAGGCCCGCAAACTCTTCGAGAAGCTGCTGGCCCTGCGCAACGACCTCGGTCTCCTCGCGGAGGAGTGGGATCCGCGGCTGCAGCGCCAGGTGGGCAACTTCCCGCAGGCGTTCAGCCATGTCCCGCTGATCGACACGGCCCTGCGCCTGACGGCCTCCGGAGCGTACGGCGGCTGAGCGGCCGGTGTGAGCCCCGTCCGGCGCGTCACGGCAGGTGGCGGACGGGGTAGCGTCCGGCCATGGACAGCAGCACCGACCCGCCGGACAGCCGGCACAGGGGCGGGATCACCGTGCGGCGGGCCCTGGAGCTGCCCGGGCTGCGCGGTGGCCTGCCGGAGATCCTGGCGGGCGCCGACCGCCTCGGCCGCACCGTGCGCTGGGTCCACGCGGGCGAGGTACCGAACATCGCCTCGCTCCTCAAGGGCGGCGAACTGCTCCTGACCACCGGTTACGGGCTCGGCACCCGCCCCGCCGACCAGCGGGCGTTCGTCCGTACGCTGGCCGAGCGCGGTATCGCGGCCCTGGTGGTGGAGCTGGGGCCGCGCTTCACCGCACTGCCCGCCGCGCTCGTGGAGACGGCGCGGGCAGCCGGTCTCCCCCTGGTGCAGCTGCACCGCGAGGTGGCGTTCGTGACGGTCACCGAGGAGATCCACACCGAGATCGTCAACGGCCACTACGCACTCCTCCAGCGCGCCGAGGAGGTCCACCGGCGCTGCACCGAGGCCCTGCTCGGCGGGGGCGGCATCCCGCAGGTCCTCGGCATCCTCGCCGACTTCGCCGGCAACCCGGTCTTCCTGGAGACCCCCGACGGACAACTCCTGTACGCCGCCGGGGCGGGCCCCGCGAACGCCGACCCGCTCCAGGTGTGGGAGGGGCTGCGCGGCCAGCACAGGACCGCGCCGCCCGCCGGCACGGTCCTGGTGGACGTACCCGGCGGCGGACAGGGCGGCGGTGCCGGGTCCGTCCGGGCCCGGCTGGTCCTCCTGCCGGTGAACTCCCCGCTCGCGCCCGTGCACCGGATCGCGGCCGAGCGGGCGGCGGGCGTCCTCGCCGTGGTCCTGATGCAGGCCCGTCAGGAGGAGGAGCTGGCGGCCCGCGGGCGGGGCGACTTCCTCACCGACCTCGCCGAGGGTCGTATCGCGGCCGAGGACGCCCCGGCGCAGGCCCGGGTCCTGGGTTTCAAGCCCGGCGCGAGCCCGCTGCTGCCGGTCGTCATGCGGCTCGCCGACGGGCCGTCCCCCGGCGGCGGCTGGGCCGTGCTGGCGCGGGCGGTCGCCGAGGAGCTGGCCTCGGTGGGCGTACCGGTCCTGCTGGGCGTACGGCCCGTGGAGGGCCGCGTACCGCTGCTGGTGGGGCTGCGGGCGGAGGCCGAGCGGCCGGCGGTCGCGGACCGGGTCGCCGCGGCGCTGCGGGCGGGCGTGGAGCGGGCAGGTACCCAGCGGCCCGGCGCGCAGCCGCCGGTCGTGGTGGTCGGGGTGGCGGGCGGCTGGGCCGCCGCCTCGGCGGGGCTGCGGCACGCGGCCGAGACGGCCACGGCCGCCCAGGGGCTGTCCGACCGGCCCTGGTACGACGCCCGGCGCCTGGACATCGACCTGCTGCTGTGGCGGCTGCGGGACCACCGGGACCTGGCGGCCTTCGTGGACCGCGCGATCGGCCCGCTGCGCGAGCACGACCACCGCTCGAAGCCGCCGCTGCTGCCCACCCTGGAGACGTATCTCGCGCACGCGGGCCGCAAGGCGGAGACCGCGCGCGAACTGCACCTCAACCGGCAGACGCTCTACAACCGGCTCGCGCGGATCGGGGAGTTGCTCGGGACTGACCTCGACGACCCGCAGACGGTACTGGCCCTGAGCCTGGCGCTGCGGGCCCGCCGACTCGTCCCGTGAGCCCTGGCCCTACGGCAGCGGCAGCGGCCGGGTCAGCTCGTCGTACACGCTGAGGACCTGCGCCACGGTCTCGTCCTCGGTCGGCCAGGTGGCCGCCTGGCGCGTGCCCCGGTCCCGCAGCCGCTCGCACCGGCCGGGGTCGGCGAGGAGCGCGGCGACGGCCCCGGCGAGCGCCCGCGGGTCGCCGGGCGGGACGAGTTCGGCCGCGTCACCGACGAGTTCGGGCAGGCCCGCGGTGGCGGCGGCGACCAGCGGCACGCGCGCGTGGAGGGCTTCCTGGGCGAGCAGGGAGCGCGATTCCGGGCAGCCGGGCAGCAGGGCGAGGTCGGCGGCGGAGAGCAGTTCCCCGATGTCGTCCCGGCGGCCGATGAGACGTACCGGGAGCCCTTCGTCCTCGATGCGCCGCTGGAGCGCGCCGCGCAGCGGTCCCTCGCCGGCGATCACGAGCAGCGGTACGGGGTCGAGCCGACTCCAGGCGTGCGTGGCGTCCAGCAGCGTGTCGTACCCCCGGTGCCGGTCGAGGGAGCCGACGGCCACCAGCAACGGCCGGTCGGTCGTGCCGAGTTCCGCGCGCGCCTTGGGCCGCAGTCCGTCGCTCTCCTCGGGCGCGGCGCCGGGCCGTCGCCCGGCCGGCAGCGCGACCGCGGCGAGCCGCGCGTCCCGGGCGCCCCGGCTGCGGGCGCGGTCCACGAGGTCGGACGAGGATCCGAGGACCACCGAGGCGGCCCTCGCCACCCGCCGTTCCAGGGCGCGCAGCAGATGCGCCCGCGCGCCCTCGGCGTAGGGGCGGGTGTGCCAGGTGACGACGAGCGGGACGCGCCGTCCGCTGAGCGCGAGCGCGGCCCGCAGCGCGGCGTGCAGCCCGTGCGCGTGGACCAGGTCGGCGTCCCCGCAGACCGCCCGCAGGGCGGCCACGGAGGACGGGTCGTTGCGCCTGGGCACCGGGACGTGTTGGGCGCCGACGCCGGTGAAGTCGTACGCGTGGTCGGCCTCGGCCGGGGCGCACACGGTCACCCGCACGCCCCGTGCGACGAGTCCCGAGGTCAGCGACCGCACATGGGCACAGCTGCCCGCGCTGCCGCCGCCGAGCACCTGGACGGTACGCAGCGGCGACTGTCCGTGCGGTGAGTGGCTGCTCACGTGGCCGTGGCTCCTGGTTCGGCGTCGGGCGGTCACGAAGAAAAGTACCGAAGGAACGGGCGACGGGGGTGTACCGCTCGTCCCGCTCCCAAGGATGCCAGGACGGGGACGGGCCGCCGACCACCGCGGGGGCGGAGCGGGACCACCGCGGCGGGGGCCGGGTGTGCGGACCGGCGGCGCGGACGGGATACGCGGACCGGATACGGGGGCCGGATACGGGGGGCCGGATACGGGGGCCGGATGCGCCTCTCACTCGCGCGAGTGAGGTCCGGGCGATGCCCGCGGACAGTCAGGGGCGTGCGTCGCCCTGCCGAGCTCCGGCGCACGCCCTCCGCGCGCCCCTCCCCGCTCCGCTACCCGTCCGCCCGGGCCGTCGCCAGCAGTTCCTCCGCGTGGGCCCGTGCCGTCTGCGAGTCCTCCTGACCCGCCAGCATCCGGGAGAGCTCACGGATGCGCTCCTCGCCCTCCAGGACCTTCACGCCGGAACGGGTCACCGAGCCGTCGTTGGTCTTCTCGACCAGCAGCTGCCGGTCGGCGAACGCGGCCACCTGCGGGAGGTGGGTGACGACGACGACCTGCGCGCTCCTGGCGAGCTTCGCGAGCCGCCGGCCGATCTCGACGGCCGCCTTGCCGCCGACACCGGCGTCGACCTCGTCGAAGAGATAGGTGGGCACCGGATCCGTACCCGCGAAGACGACCTCGACCGCGAGCATGACGCGCGACAGTTCACCGCCGGACGCACCCTTGGCGATGGGCCGCGGCGGTGCCCCCGGGTGCGGGGCGAGGAGCAGTTCGACCTCGTCGCACCCGGCGGGCCCGTACGCGACGGAACGTCCGCCGACCTCCACGCCCTCCGGGTCCTCGGTCTGCCGGATCTCGAACGACACGCGCGCGTGCGGCATGGCGAGCGAGGCCAGTTCGGCGGTCACGGCGGCGGCGAAGCGCTCGGCGGCCTCCGTACGGGCGT
This sequence is a window from Streptomyces ortus. Protein-coding genes within it:
- a CDS encoding CTP synthase; the encoded protein is MPPAAFRSSTATTTKHIFVTGGVASSLGKGLTASSLGALLKARGLRVTMQKLDPYLNVDPGTMNPFQHGEVFVTNDGAETDLDIGHYERFLDVDLDGSANVTTGQVYSTVIAKERRGEYLGDTVQVIPHITNEIKHRIRRMATDDVDVVITEVGGTVGDIESLPFLETVRQVRHEVGRDNVFVVHISLLPYIGPSGELKTKPTQHSVAALRNIGIQPDAIVLRADREVPTAIKRKISLMCDVDEAAVVACPDARSIYDIPKVLHTEGLDAYVVRKLDLPFRDVDWSTWGDLLDRVHNPLHEIHMALVGKYIDLPDAYLSVTEALRAGGFANKARVKIKWVASDDCKTPAGAARQLGDVDAICIPGGFGDRGVAGKVGAIQYARENKIPLLGLCLGLQCIVIEAARNLADIADANSTEFDSATGHPVISTMAEQLDIVAGDGDMGGTMRLGMYPAKLAEGSLVREVYDGKEYVEERHRHRYEVNNSYRAELEKKAGLQFSGTSPDGKLVEFLEYPREIHPYLVATQAHPELRSRPTRPHPLFAGLVKAAVERKTAK
- a CDS encoding PucR family transcriptional regulator — translated: MDSSTDPPDSRHRGGITVRRALELPGLRGGLPEILAGADRLGRTVRWVHAGEVPNIASLLKGGELLLTTGYGLGTRPADQRAFVRTLAERGIAALVVELGPRFTALPAALVETARAAGLPLVQLHREVAFVTVTEEIHTEIVNGHYALLQRAEEVHRRCTEALLGGGGIPQVLGILADFAGNPVFLETPDGQLLYAAGAGPANADPLQVWEGLRGQHRTAPPAGTVLVDVPGGGQGGGAGSVRARLVLLPVNSPLAPVHRIAAERAAGVLAVVLMQARQEEELAARGRGDFLTDLAEGRIAAEDAPAQARVLGFKPGASPLLPVVMRLADGPSPGGGWAVLARAVAEELASVGVPVLLGVRPVEGRVPLLVGLRAEAERPAVADRVAAALRAGVERAGTQRPGAQPPVVVVGVAGGWAAASAGLRHAAETATAAQGLSDRPWYDARRLDIDLLLWRLRDHRDLAAFVDRAIGPLREHDHRSKPPLLPTLETYLAHAGRKAETARELHLNRQTLYNRLARIGELLGTDLDDPQTVLALSLALRARRLVP
- a CDS encoding glycoside hydrolase family 15 protein, yielding MAGRIEDYALIGDMQTAALVCRDGTVDWLCLPRFDSHAVFAGLLGTEEHGFWRLGPAHAADAEPPRAVRRRYRGDSLILESEWDTSRGTVRVTDFMPPRDGAPQLIRIVEGVTGRVPMRSALRMRFSYGRVVPWVHKHEGRTVAVAGPDSVWYDTECETYGKALTTYSDFTVAPGDRIAFTISWEPSHKQPPALPEPEQSLEATEEFWSDWVDQCTYHGPYREAVVRSLITLKALTYAPTGGIVAAPTTSLPEEIGGVRNWDYRYTWLRDAAITLSSLLRTGYREEARAWREWLLRAVAGDPENLQIMYGIAGERELGEAELDWLPGYENSGPVRVGNGAAHQLQLDVYGEVTEALHLAHMTGLARNDYASLLQLKLIRYLEDHWDEPDEGIWEVRGPRRHFVHSKVMAWVAVDRTIKLIESGDADGPLEKWRELRDDIHRDVCEKGYDKERNTFTQSYGSKELDASLLLIPQMGFLPPDDKRVIGTIEAIQRELSTSDGFILRYPTSGDDAGVDGLEGDEGAFLACSFWMADDLAMIGRVDEARKLFEKLLALRNDLGLLAEEWDPRLQRQVGNFPQAFSHVPLIDTALRLTASGAYGG
- a CDS encoding glycosyltransferase family 4 protein, coding for MSSHSPHGQSPLRTVQVLGGGSAGSCAHVRSLTSGLVARGVRVTVCAPAEADHAYDFTGVGAQHVPVPRRNDPSSVAALRAVCGDADLVHAHGLHAALRAALALSGRRVPLVVTWHTRPYAEGARAHLLRALERRVARAASVVLGSSSDLVDRARSRGARDARLAAVALPAGRRPGAAPEESDGLRPKARAELGTTDRPLLVAVGSLDRHRGYDTLLDATHAWSRLDPVPLLVIAGEGPLRGALQRRIEDEGLPVRLIGRRDDIGELLSAADLALLPGCPESRSLLAQEALHARVPLVAAATAGLPELVGDAAELVPPGDPRALAGAVAALLADPGRCERLRDRGTRQAATWPTEDETVAQVLSVYDELTRPLPLP
- a CDS encoding NUDIX domain-containing protein, which gives rise to MTIKDTAEEWEVRATETPFTGKKTSVRTDDVVMPDGSVVRRDYQVHPGSVAVLALDDQGRALVIRQYRHPVRHKLWEIPAGLLDVPGENPLHAAQRELYEEAHVKAEDWRVLTDVYTTPGGCDEAVRIFLARDLSEAEGQRFEVEDEEADMELSRVPVDELVRGVLAGELHNNCLVVGVLALTAARAGEGLDALRPAEAPWPARPFEA